The Sulfurirhabdus autotrophica genome has a window encoding:
- the mshL gene encoding pilus (MSHA type) biogenesis protein MshL — protein MNKFFLAASLTILAGCAHQANIPLSEGHISQPKEMPKSSEIPPLVTVPTYVPAPKPTAKPQTYSVVVNEVPAKELLFALARDTKVNVDIHPGIQGLVTLNAINETLPAILDRVSKQVSIRYKLEGNTLIVTPDTPYIKTYRIDYVNIDRSTDSSIGVSTQVATTGSAIAAGGAASSQSGASGNNSNLIVKTQSKNNFWEILGENIRHILSATKSANQSAEEKALRQETARASREERLQQAEAVARAGSGATTLFATAFGNQSNTTPGESRDDAIINPVAGTVTVFGTERQQELIAQFLNSTQNAIQRQVLIEATIVEVSLNDQYRTGVDWSRVASGTGFTFKTNLGGKSNLANTLSSFLTGTYSNKSSGFGVTIDMLESFGKTRVLSSPKIMALNNQTALLKVVNNTVYFTVDVQQGSTSSTTGLVVQPTYTSTPHTVPVGIVLSVTPQINENDVVSLTVRPTISRITGFKDDPNPALGSGSSRIPNQVPEIQVREMESVLQISSGQTVILGGLMQDDISRNRDGIPELSRLDGIGSLFGQREEKTSQTELVIFLRPTVITNPTLESDELKFYQRFLPGQRAVGTNP, from the coding sequence ATGAATAAGTTCTTTCTGGCTGCCAGCCTGACCATTTTGGCCGGCTGCGCGCATCAAGCCAACATTCCTTTGTCTGAAGGGCATATCAGTCAGCCGAAAGAAATGCCTAAATCCAGTGAAATTCCACCCCTGGTAACAGTTCCCACTTATGTTCCTGCACCCAAGCCCACAGCTAAGCCACAAACCTACAGTGTTGTTGTGAACGAAGTGCCTGCCAAAGAACTGTTGTTTGCCTTGGCTCGGGACACTAAAGTTAACGTTGATATTCACCCCGGTATTCAGGGACTGGTTACGCTGAACGCCATTAACGAAACATTGCCTGCCATTCTTGATCGTGTTTCGAAACAAGTGAGTATTCGCTACAAGCTGGAAGGCAATACACTCATCGTTACGCCTGATACACCTTATATTAAAACTTACCGTATTGATTACGTTAATATTGACCGCAGCACCGATTCTTCAATTGGTGTTTCTACACAGGTAGCCACTACAGGTTCCGCGATTGCTGCAGGCGGTGCCGCCTCTTCACAGAGCGGTGCATCGGGCAACAACTCTAATCTGATTGTCAAAACCCAATCCAAGAACAATTTCTGGGAAATTCTGGGTGAAAATATCCGGCACATTCTGAGTGCAACCAAATCCGCGAATCAGAGCGCGGAAGAAAAAGCATTACGACAAGAAACAGCACGTGCTTCTCGCGAAGAACGCTTGCAACAGGCGGAGGCCGTTGCCCGTGCTGGCAGTGGAGCCACAACGCTTTTTGCGACCGCATTTGGCAATCAGTCAAATACAACTCCCGGGGAATCTAGGGACGATGCCATTATCAATCCGGTTGCAGGCACTGTTACCGTTTTTGGTACGGAACGCCAGCAAGAGCTGATTGCGCAATTTCTGAACAGCACCCAAAATGCGATACAGCGTCAGGTTCTGATTGAAGCTACCATTGTTGAAGTGAGCCTGAATGACCAATACAGAACCGGTGTAGACTGGAGTCGGGTTGCCAGCGGCACTGGTTTTACATTCAAGACCAATCTGGGTGGAAAAAGCAATCTGGCCAATACGCTTTCTTCTTTTCTGACAGGCACATACAGCAACAAATCTTCCGGTTTCGGTGTGACCATCGATATGCTTGAGTCTTTCGGCAAAACACGTGTACTATCCAGCCCAAAAATCATGGCGCTGAATAACCAGACCGCCCTGCTCAAGGTTGTCAACAACACTGTCTATTTCACTGTTGATGTCCAGCAAGGTTCCACTTCATCCACCACCGGTCTTGTCGTTCAACCCACTTACACGTCTACGCCACATACTGTGCCGGTTGGCATAGTGCTGAGCGTCACACCGCAAATCAACGAAAACGATGTGGTATCCCTCACGGTTCGTCCCACGATTTCCCGCATCACGGGATTCAAAGATGATCCCAATCCGGCTTTAGGCTCCGGAAGCAGCAGAATTCCGAATCAGGTTCCTGAAATTCAGGTACGTGAAATGGAGTCTGTGCTGCAAATTAGCAGTGGTCAGACGGTGATTTTGGGCGGTTTGATGCAGGATGACATTTCTCGCAACCGGGATGGCATACCTGAATTATCCCGTCTGGACGGTATCGGCAGTCTGTTTGGCCAGCGTGAAGAAAAAACCAGTCAGACCGAACTGGTTATTTTCCTGCGCCCTACGGTGATTACCAACCCAACTTTGGAAAGTGACGAGCTTAAATTTTATCAGCGGTTTCTTCCTGGTCAGCGAGCAGTTGGCACAAACCCATGA